The Gallus gallus isolate bGalGal1 chromosome 3, bGalGal1.mat.broiler.GRCg7b, whole genome shotgun sequence genome window below encodes:
- the EXO1 gene encoding exonuclease 1: MGIQGLLQFIKEAAEPAHVKKYRGQAVAVDAYCWLHKGSYGCAEKLARGEPTDHYVVFCMKLVDMLLSFGIKPVLVFDGCTLPSKKEVEKARREKRQANLLKGKQLFREGKLSEARDCFARSVNVTHAMAHEVIKAARARGVDCIVAPYEADAQLAYLNKTGVVQAIITEDSDLLAFGCKKVFLKIDKFGNGLEIDQARLGNCKQLGNIFTEEKFRYMCILSGCDYLSSIHGIGLAKACKLLKLANNPDIIKVIKKMGHYLKMNITVSEEYIQGFTRANNTFLYQLVFDPIKRKLVPLNDYADDIDPETLLYAGRHFGDSTGFQIALGNIDIDTMEQIDNYNPDTAQPVQQRSHGWNDKRANHVNSIWSKDYKLGPSTDDAPRTTHLPEKSTTKGIEKIISIKGLKLPGKELFTKRQRSDLEELSDGDLLNQYSFSKAKKFKESGEDGQSQKSISAIQSIDSSGNSVIKESSNSLPRVKNKFASFLQRKNKQTDAVIVPGTRSRFFCNDADMLGFKAKDDGDTIEDVEEDCKQQEVKHVAEDETPFLETEKTKTVSSLPEERPRSCFQWLSILGNHSGNPGPSHTVFSQQSYQQRSNCMESQADDSNGVQAESGAVCGESDEESSPLIEPQCFSQSQKSVEPPQCSLRSSKILQESDSNSKLFDNQGTQRSPVFSAVQTDRKNMVAKIKVPGLRKSSSVGSHIVTKLKPLIPAKVSGLSKKLSPVQKRNHCDAENKLGLQATIGELWKNFQFKRDYEKLPSCKKSDPLSPIKDNIQLTPETEEEIFNHLEHAHVQRAIFQ, from the exons ATGGGGATTCAGGGGCTGCTGCAGTTCATCAAGGAGGCCGCGGAGCCCGCCCACGTGAAGAAGTACCGCGGGCAGGCGGTGGCCGTGGACGCGTACTGCTGGCTGCACAAAGGCTCCTATGGCTGCGCCGAGAAGCTGGCCAGGGGGGAGCCGACGGACCA TTATGTAGTTTTCTGCATGAAACTCGTTGATATGCTCCTCTCGTTTGGAATTAAACCAGTTTTGGTATTTGATGGATGCACCCTACCTTCTAAAAAGGAAGTGGAGAAGGCCCGAAGAGA gaagcGTCAAGCCAAccttctgaaaggaaaacagttgtTTCGGGAAGGGAAACTTTCAGAAGCACGGGACTGTTTTGCTCGCAGTGTAAATGTTACGCATGCTATGGCTCACGAAGTCATTAAA GCTGCACGAGCCCGAGGAGTTGATTGTATTGTTGCTCCCTATGAAGCTGATGCTCAGTTGGCTTATCTTAATAAAACTGGCGTGGTTCAGGCCATAATTACAGAAGATTCTGATCTTTTAGCTTTTGGATGTAAAAAG GTGTTTTTGAAAATTGACAAATTTGGAAATGGGTTGGAGATAGATCAAGCTCGGCTAGGAAACTGCAAGCAGCTCGGAAATATATTCACTGAAGAGAAGTTCCGGTATATGTGTATTCTGTCTGGTTGTGACTACCTCTCATCAATTCATGGAATTGGGTTAGCTAAAGCATGCAAGTTACTAAAATTAGCTAACAATCCAGATATTATAAAG GTTATTAAGAAAATGGGACACTACTTGAAGATGAATATAACTGTATCTGAAGAATACATACAGGGCTTCACACGAGCCAATAATACATTCCTTTATCAGTTGGTTTTTGATCCTATCAAGAGAAAATTAGTTCCTTTGAATGATTATGCTGATGATATTGATCCAGAAACACTACTTTATGCAGGACG ACACTTTGGAGATAGTACTGGTTTTCAAATTGCCCTTGGGAACATTGATATTGATACGATGGAACAAATTGATAACTATAATCCCGATACTGCGCAG CCCGTGCAGCAAAGAAGCCATGGCTGGAATGACAAACGTGCTAATCATGTAAATAGCATTTGGAGCAAAGACTACAAGCTTGGCCCTAGTACAGATGATGCTCCTCGTACAACTCACTTACCAGAGAAATCAACAACGAAAGGCATTGAGAAGATAATCAGTATCAAAGGGTTAAAACTTCCAGGCAAGGAGCTCTTCACAAAAAGGCAAAGGAGTG ATTTAGAAGAACTCTCAGATGGAGATCTGTTGAATcaatattcattttcaaaagcaaaaaaattcaaGGAGAGTGGTGAAGATGGCCAATCACAGAAGAGCATTTCTGCAATACAAAGCATTGATTCTTCAGGGAATTCTGTCATTAAAGAAAGCTCTAACTCTCTGCccagagttaaaaataaatttgcttcttttctgcaaaggaaaaataaacagacagATGCTGTGATTGTTCCAGGAACAAGAAGCAG gtttttCTGCAATGATGCAGATATGCTTGGTTTTAAAGCAAAGGATGATGGTGATACAATTGAAGATGTTGAGGAAGATTGCAAGCAACAGGAGGTAAAACATGTAGCTGAAGATGAAACTCCAtttttagaaactgaaaaaacaaagactGTCTCATCACTTCCTGAAGAAAGACCAAGAAGTTGCTTCCAGTGGCTCAGCATCCTTGGAAATCATTCAGGAAATCCTGGCCCATCTCATACCGTATTTTCACAGCAGTCTTACCAACAGAGAAGCAACTGCATGGAATCCCAAGCAGATGACAGTAATGGGGTCCAAGCAGAGAGTGGAGCCGTGTGTGGTGAATCAGATGAAGAATCCTCTCCCTTAATAGAACCACAGTGTTTCTCCCAGTCTCAAAAGTCTGTTGAGCCACCGCAGTGCAGTTTGAGGTCTTCAAAAATACTACAG gaaTCTGACTCCAATTCCAAACTGTTTGATAACCAAGGTACTCAGAGGTCTCcagtattttctgctgttcaAACTGACAGAAAGAATATGGTAGCAAAGATCAAG GTTCCTGGCTTACGCAAATCCAGTTCTGTGGGGTCACATATTGTGACAAAACTGAAACCATTGATACCAGCTAAAGTAAGCGGATTAAGTAAGAAACTGTCTCCTGTGCAAAAGAGAAATCACTGTGATGCTGAAAATAAGTTGGGACTACAAGCCACCATTGGTGAACTCTGGAAAAACTTCCAGTTTAAAAG
- the LOC421506 gene encoding uncharacterized protein LOC421506: protein MYLILLSILYLLLKPTSSREVIYGHNHFTEYQVGNMNLILSVPHGGSVEPEDIPDREAGCWDAETSSCIFSHKCPPGSIQNYEKCKVSTKQDRYTIEVAQALAEEINKITDGFFPHIVINHLQRFKMDANREKEEASFGVPQAEQAWEDYMGFLTTAKSQITGGLILDIHGQAHPEQWIELGYTLSKTSLNSGVLSASNSSIRYLANQLVGVSFETLLAGNRSLGKYIEEQNNSYVCVPSPSNPSPSNGNYYSGGYITKTFGSRHSGVVDAIQIELPQWVRAPEERSKFCKALAKAVMKFWQTNYCSQFKREFLPC from the coding sequence ATGTATCTGATCCTCCTTTCCATTCTATATTTGCTTCTGAAACCCACTAGCAGCAGAGAAGTTATATATGGCCATAATCATTTCACTGAATATCAAGTGGGCAACATGAACCTGATCCTCTCTGTCCCACATGGTGGGTCAGTGGAACCTGAAGACATCCCTGATCGAGAGGCTGGTTGTTGGGATGCAGAGACATcttcttgtattttctctcaTAAGTGTcctcctggaagcattcaaaatTATGAAAAGTGTAAAGTATCTACCAAACAAGACAGGTATACAATAGAAGTGGCTCAGGCTCTTGCTGAGGAAATCAACAAAATTACTGATGGTTTCTTTCCACATATTGTTATAAACCACTTACAGAGGTTCAAGATGGATGCCAatagggaaaaggaagaggccTCCTTTGGAGTTCCCCAAGCAGAACAGGCCTGGGAGGATTACATGGGATTTTTGACCACTGCAAAATCACAGATAACAGGGGGCCTGATTCTGGATATCCATGGACAAGCACATCCTGAACAGTGGATAGAATTAGGTTATACACTTTCAAAAACTTCTCTTAACTCGGGTGTCCTTTCTGCATCAAATTCCTCCATTAGATATCTGGCCAATCAGCTAGTCGGTGTGTCTTTTGAGACTCTGCTTGCAGGGAACAGAAGTTTGGGTAAATATAttgaagaacaaaataacaGTTATGTTTGTGTGCCTTCTCCATCCAACCCCAGCCCAAGTAATGGGAACTATTATAGTGGTGGATACATAACAAAGACTTTTGGCTCCCGTCATTCTGGTGTTGTTGATGCCATTCAGATTGAACTACCACAGTGGGTGAGGGCACCTGAAGAACGTAGCAAATTCTGTAAAGCACTAGCAAAGGCTGTAATGAAATTCTGGCAAACTAACTACTGCAGCCAGTTCAAGCGTGAGTTTCTGCCATGCTGA